Proteins encoded in a region of the Schistocerca serialis cubense isolate TAMUIC-IGC-003099 chromosome 6, iqSchSeri2.2, whole genome shotgun sequence genome:
- the LOC126485165 gene encoding 60S ribosomal protein L12 produces the protein MPPKFDPNEIKVVFLRCVGGEVGATSSLAPKIGPLGLSPKKVGDDIAKATADWKGLKITVKLTIQNRQAAISVCPSAASLIIKALKEPPRDRKKQKNIKHSGNLSFDEIVNIAKQMRDRSMSRKLEGTVKEILGTCQSVGCTVEGKPPHDLIDQINAGELEVPDD, from the exons ATGCCTCCAAAATTTGATCCAAATGAAATTAAAGTTG TGTTCTTGAGGTGCGTTGGTGGAGAAGTGGGTGCTACCTCATCCCTTGCACCAAAAATTGGTCCCCTCGGTCTG TCACCTAAAAAGGTTGGTGATGACATTGCCAAAGCAACAGCTGACTGGAAAGGCCTGAAGATAACAGTGAAGTTAACTATACAGAACAGGCAGGCAGCAATTTCGGTCTGCCCATCTGCAGCTTCTCTCATTATAAAGGCTTTGAAGGAGCCCCCTCGAGACAGAAAGAAGCAGAAGAATA TAAAACACAGTGGAAATTTGTCATTTGATGAAATCGTAAATATTGCCAAACAAATGAGGGACAGATCCATGTCGAGAAAACTTGAAGGAACGGTGAAAGAAATCCTTGGGACTTGCCAG TCTGTGGGATGTACTGTTGAAGGGAAACCACCACATGATTTAATTGATCAGATAAATGCTGGTGAATTGGAAGTTCCAGACGATTGA